Genomic DNA from Candidatus Neomarinimicrobiota bacterium:
AACCCTGAGGAAGCTGATGGTATTGTAAAGAAGGAGTATGAGAAAGGGGTACGTAGGTCTGGGAGAGTATTTAATATATTAAAGATCATGAGCCAGAGCCCACAGGCTCTTCAGGCCTCCATGCGCATGTATCTTGCCGTAATGTATGGCGAGTCGCAACTGTCCCGGGCACAGAGAGAAATGCTTGCCACGGTTGTGTCCCAGACAAACGATTGTTTCTACTGAACCGAATCCCACGGGGATGACTTCCGTGACGAAGTCAACGATGAAGCACTGGCAGAACATCTGAAGCACGACTGGCGGACTGTTGAATTGTCCGCTGAGGAGAAAGCTCTGTGTGAATGGGCCGTCAAACTTACACTGACGCCAGCTGAGATGTCTGAAGAAGACGTACAGATATTAGAGAAGGCAGGATTTTCTCAGGAAGCCATCAGCGATGCGGCTCAGGTAGTGGGCTACTTTAACTACATCAACAGAATCGCTGACGGCCTCGGCGTCGATCTCGAGCCGGAAATGCAAAAAGAGATGAATTCCTCTGGAGGCGCGAACGAGTGACCGCGGCGAGTGCCGTGTACCGCGGCTGGCAGTTCCCCTCTTGATTACCTTTGCGCCCTCCGATATTTCACCGAGATTCTGGGCA
This window encodes:
- a CDS encoding carboxymuconolactone decarboxylase family protein encodes the protein MYGESQLSRAQREMLATVVSQTNDCFY